The following proteins are co-located in the Pseudomonas fluorescens genome:
- the cyoA gene encoding ubiquinol oxidase subunit II — MSKNRYPRLLGFLPLLGMMLMLGGCKWTLLDPKGQVGLDERNLIITATLLMLLVVVPVIIMTFAFAWKYRASNTSATYAPKWSHSTKIEVAVWLVPILIIIALGYVTYKSTHALDPYRPLESDVKPINIEVVALDWKWLFIYPDLGIATVNEIQFPEHTPLNFKITSDAVMNSFFIPALGGQIYAMAGMQTKLHLIANQKAEMEGISANYSGAGFTGMKFKAISTSQEDFDAWVAKVKAAPKQLDQAEYDALAKPSQNNPATLYSAYTPDLFQKIVDKYEGMKPGKPVKHEKKEVAVVEGSDTGSHSTAGAEE; from the coding sequence ATGAGTAAAAACAGGTACCCCCGATTACTAGGCTTTTTGCCGCTGCTTGGCATGATGTTAATGCTGGGAGGCTGCAAGTGGACCTTGCTCGACCCAAAAGGACAGGTCGGTCTGGATGAACGAAACCTGATCATCACCGCCACCCTGCTGATGCTGCTGGTCGTGGTCCCCGTGATCATCATGACCTTCGCCTTCGCCTGGAAATACCGCGCGTCGAACACCAGCGCGACCTACGCGCCGAAGTGGTCGCACTCCACCAAGATCGAAGTCGCAGTGTGGCTGGTGCCGATCCTCATCATCATTGCCCTGGGCTATGTGACCTACAAGTCCACCCACGCACTGGACCCGTACCGTCCGCTGGAATCCGACGTCAAACCGATCAACATCGAAGTGGTCGCGCTGGACTGGAAGTGGCTGTTCATCTACCCGGACCTGGGTATCGCGACGGTTAACGAAATCCAGTTCCCGGAGCACACTCCGCTGAACTTCAAGATCACCTCCGACGCCGTGATGAACTCGTTCTTCATCCCCGCTCTGGGCGGCCAGATCTACGCAATGGCAGGCATGCAGACCAAGCTGCACCTGATCGCCAACCAGAAAGCTGAAATGGAAGGCATCTCCGCTAACTACAGCGGCGCTGGCTTCACCGGCATGAAATTCAAAGCGATCTCGACGAGCCAGGAAGATTTCGACGCCTGGGTAGCCAAAGTCAAGGCCGCACCTAAACAGCTTGATCAAGCTGAATACGATGCCCTTGCCAAACCAAGCCAGAACAACCCCGCCACTCTGTACTCCGCGTACACGCCGGACCTGTTTCAGAAAATCGTCGACAAGTACGAAGGTATGAAGCCAGGCAAGCCGGTCAAGCACGAGAAGAAAGAAGTGGCCGTGGTTGAAGGTTCTGACACGGGCTCGCATTCAACTGCTGGGGCAGAGGAGTAA
- a CDS encoding disulfide bond formation protein B yields the protein MSDELRIGRERRFLVLLGIICLALIGGALYMQVVLGEAPCPLCILQRYALLLIAIFAFIGAAMRRKGAVTLFEGLVVLSALGGVAAAGHHVYTQFFPQVSCGIDVLQPIVDDLPLAKVFPLGFQVDGFCSTPYPPILGLSLAQWALVAFVLTVILVPLGIYRNRRPNA from the coding sequence ATGAGTGACGAATTGCGTATAGGCAGGGAGCGGCGCTTTCTGGTGTTGCTGGGCATCATCTGCCTGGCGCTGATCGGCGGCGCGCTGTACATGCAAGTCGTGTTGGGCGAGGCGCCGTGCCCGCTGTGCATCCTGCAGCGCTACGCCTTGTTGTTGATTGCGATATTTGCGTTCATCGGCGCCGCCATGCGCCGCAAGGGCGCGGTCACGCTGTTTGAAGGGTTGGTGGTACTCAGTGCGCTGGGCGGCGTCGCTGCGGCCGGCCACCATGTGTACACCCAGTTCTTCCCGCAAGTCAGCTGCGGCATCGATGTGCTGCAGCCGATTGTTGATGACCTGCCGCTGGCCAAGGTGTTCCCGCTGGGCTTCCAGGTTGATGGCTTCTGCAGCACGCCTTACCCGCCGATCCTCGGCCTGTCCCTGGCGCAATGGGCACTGGTGGCGTTCGTGCTGACGGTGATCCTGGTGCCGTTGGGCATTTACCGGAATCGCCGACCCAACGCCTGA
- the hmpA gene encoding NO-inducible flavohemoprotein: MLSAQDRAIVKSTVPLLESGGEALITHFYRMMLSEYPQVRPLFNQANQASGDQPRALANGVLMYARHIDQLDQLGDLVAKIINKHVALQILPEHYPIVGTCLLRAIYEVLGSEIATPEVLSAWGAAYGQLADILIGAEAAIYDEKAQAPGGWRGARPFLLVKRVEESDEITSFYFAPVDNGPILAAAPGQYIGIKLTVDGEEVRRNYSLSALSDAGLYRISVKREAGGRVSNFLHDQLLVGATVELFPPSGEFTLVANDKPLVLISGGVGITPTLPMLEAALATERPVHFIHCARNGGVHAFRDWVDALAAKHPQLKRFYCYAEDDGVSPAADKVGLLSQAQLAAWLPEQRDLDAYFLGPKGFMAAIKRHLKALGVPEQQARYEFFGPAAALE; this comes from the coding sequence ATGCTTAGTGCCCAAGACCGTGCCATCGTCAAATCCACTGTGCCCTTGTTGGAAAGCGGTGGCGAAGCGCTGATCACGCATTTCTATCGCATGATGCTCAGCGAATACCCGCAGGTTCGCCCGCTGTTCAACCAGGCCAATCAGGCCAGCGGCGACCAACCCCGCGCGTTGGCCAACGGCGTGCTGATGTACGCGCGGCATATTGACCAGTTGGACCAACTGGGCGATCTGGTTGCCAAGATCATCAACAAACACGTGGCCTTGCAGATCCTCCCGGAGCATTACCCGATCGTGGGCACCTGCCTGTTGCGCGCCATCTACGAAGTGCTCGGCAGCGAGATTGCCACGCCTGAGGTGCTGAGCGCCTGGGGCGCCGCCTACGGCCAGTTGGCCGACATCCTGATTGGCGCCGAAGCGGCCATCTACGACGAAAAAGCTCAGGCCCCGGGCGGCTGGCGCGGTGCGCGGCCGTTCCTGCTGGTCAAGCGGGTGGAGGAGAGCGATGAGATTACCTCGTTCTATTTTGCCCCCGTGGACAACGGTCCGATCCTGGCCGCTGCGCCGGGCCAGTACATTGGCATTAAGCTGACGGTCGACGGCGAAGAAGTGCGCCGTAATTACTCCCTGTCAGCCTTGAGCGACGCGGGCCTTTACCGCATCAGCGTCAAACGCGAGGCCGGTGGGCGGGTGTCCAACTTCCTGCATGACCAGTTGCTGGTTGGCGCGACCGTTGAGCTGTTCCCGCCGTCGGGTGAGTTCACCTTGGTGGCCAACGATAAACCGCTGGTGTTGATCAGCGGTGGCGTGGGCATCACCCCGACGCTGCCAATGCTCGAAGCGGCGTTGGCCACTGAGCGCCCGGTGCACTTTATCCACTGCGCGCGTAACGGCGGGGTGCATGCGTTCCGTGACTGGGTGGACGCCCTGGCGGCCAAGCATCCGCAACTCAAACGCTTTTACTGTTATGCCGAGGACGACGGCGTAAGCCCGGCGGCGGACAAGGTCGGCCTGCTGAGCCAAGCGCAACTGGCGGCATGGTTGCCCGAGCAGCGCGACCTGGACGCCTACTTCCTTGGCCCTAAAGGCTTCATGGCGGCGATCAAGCGCCACCTCAAGGCTTTGGGCGTTCCCGAGCAGCAGGCGCGCTACGAGTTCTTCGGCCCGGCTGCGGCGCTGGAATAA
- the norR gene encoding nitric oxide reductase transcriptional regulator NorR produces the protein MTAQSLLTTLLPLVADLSRELSEGERYRRLLHAMRALLPCDAAALLRLDGEWLVPLAVDGLSADTLGRRFKVSEHPRFAVLLSSPGPTRFDSDSELPDPYDGLVEGLHGDLHVHDCMGCPLFIDDKPWGLLTLDALDTERFERVELDALQAFASLAAATVTVAERIERLALRADDEHQRAEIYRQASGQQHKEMIGQSKAHKRLVEEIKLVGGSDLTVLITGETGVGKELVAQAIHAASPRADKPMISLNCAALPETLVESELFGHVRGAFTGALNERRGKFELANGGTLFLDEVGELSLTVQAKLLRVLQSGQLQRLGSDKEHQVDVRLIAATNRDLAEEVRNGRYRADFYHRLSVYPLQVPALRERGRDVLLLTGFFLEQNRSRMGLGSLRLSSDAQAALLAYNWPGNVRELEHLIGRSALKALGNCHERPKILSLNAQDLDLPDVSAPPVIEAQADAVPVVAGDLRQATEHYQRQVISACLERHQHNWASAARELGLDRANLGRMAKRLGLK, from the coding sequence ATGACTGCACAATCGCTGCTCACCACCCTGCTGCCGCTGGTCGCCGACCTTTCTCGCGAATTGTCCGAAGGCGAGCGCTATCGGCGCCTGCTGCACGCCATGCGCGCCCTGCTGCCGTGCGACGCCGCGGCGTTGTTGCGCCTGGATGGTGAGTGGCTGGTGCCTCTGGCGGTGGATGGGTTGAGCGCCGACACCCTTGGTCGACGCTTCAAGGTCAGCGAACACCCACGCTTCGCCGTGCTGCTGAGCAGCCCCGGGCCTACCCGTTTCGACAGCGACAGCGAACTGCCCGACCCCTACGACGGTTTGGTCGAGGGCCTGCACGGCGACCTGCACGTGCACGACTGCATGGGCTGCCCACTGTTTATCGACGACAAACCCTGGGGCCTGCTGACCCTCGACGCGCTGGACACCGAGCGCTTCGAGCGTGTTGAACTGGATGCCTTGCAAGCCTTCGCCAGCCTGGCGGCGGCCACGGTCACCGTTGCCGAACGTATCGAGCGCCTGGCGTTGCGCGCCGACGATGAGCATCAGCGCGCCGAGATCTACCGCCAGGCCAGCGGCCAGCAGCACAAGGAAATGATCGGCCAGAGCAAGGCGCACAAGCGCCTGGTCGAGGAAATCAAACTGGTCGGCGGCAGTGACCTGACCGTGCTGATCACCGGCGAAACCGGCGTAGGCAAAGAGCTGGTGGCCCAAGCGATTCACGCCGCGTCGCCGCGTGCAGATAAGCCGATGATCAGCCTCAACTGCGCCGCCCTGCCGGAAACCCTGGTGGAGAGCGAACTGTTTGGCCATGTGCGTGGCGCCTTTACCGGCGCACTGAACGAGCGTCGCGGCAAGTTCGAGCTGGCCAACGGCGGCACCTTGTTTCTGGATGAAGTCGGCGAGTTGTCGCTGACCGTACAGGCCAAACTGCTGCGTGTACTGCAAAGCGGCCAGTTACAGCGCCTCGGCTCGGACAAGGAGCATCAGGTGGATGTGCGCCTGATCGCCGCCACCAACCGCGACCTCGCCGAGGAAGTGCGCAATGGTCGCTACCGTGCCGACTTCTATCACCGCCTGAGCGTGTACCCGCTGCAAGTGCCGGCGCTGCGTGAACGTGGGCGCGACGTGCTGCTGCTGACCGGGTTCTTCCTGGAACAGAACCGCTCACGTATGGGCTTGGGCAGCCTGCGCCTGAGCAGCGATGCCCAGGCGGCATTGTTGGCCTATAACTGGCCGGGCAACGTGCGGGAGTTGGAACATTTGATCGGCCGCAGCGCACTCAAGGCCCTGGGTAACTGCCACGAACGTCCGAAGATTCTGAGCTTGAATGCGCAAGACCTCGACCTGCCTGACGTCAGCGCGCCGCCGGTGATCGAAGCCCAGGCCGATGCGGTCCCGGTTGTCGCCGGCGACCTGCGCCAGGCCACCGAACATTACCAACGCCAGGTTATCAGCGCCTGCCTGGAGCGCCACCAGCACAACTGGGCCAGCGCCGCCCGCGAACTCGGCCTGGACCGCGCCAACCTGGGCCGCATGGCCAAGCGCCTGGGCCTCAAATAA
- a CDS encoding DMT family transporter, which translates to MNLFLYLLTVLIWGTTWIALKWQLGVVAIPVSIVYRFGLAALVLFALLLLSRKLQVMNRRGYLICLAQGLCLFCVNFMCFLTASQWIPSGLVAVVFSTATLWNALNARVFFGQRVARNVLLGGALGLMGLGFLFWPELAGHTASPQTLLGLGLALLGTMCFSAGNMLSSLQQKAGLKPLTTNAWGMAYGSAMLATYCAVRGIPFEMDWSARYVGALWYLVIPGSVIGFTAYLTLVGRMGPERAAYCTVLFPVVALNVSAFAEGYQWTAPALMGLVLVMLGNVLVFRKPKPVSPVYKAKAI; encoded by the coding sequence ATGAACCTTTTTCTGTATTTACTCACCGTGCTGATCTGGGGCACCACTTGGATTGCACTCAAGTGGCAATTGGGCGTCGTGGCGATTCCGGTGTCGATCGTCTACCGCTTTGGGCTGGCGGCGTTGGTGTTGTTTGCACTGTTACTGCTGAGTCGTAAGTTGCAGGTGATGAACCGCCGCGGGTACCTGATCTGCCTGGCGCAAGGCCTGTGCCTGTTCTGCGTCAACTTCATGTGCTTCCTCACTGCCAGCCAGTGGATTCCCAGCGGCCTGGTGGCGGTGGTGTTCTCCACGGCCACGCTGTGGAACGCGCTCAATGCGCGGGTGTTTTTTGGCCAGCGGGTCGCGCGGAACGTGTTGCTGGGCGGCGCGCTGGGGTTGATGGGCCTGGGGTTCTTGTTCTGGCCGGAATTGGCCGGGCACACCGCCAGCCCACAGACGTTGCTCGGCCTGGGGTTGGCCTTGTTGGGCACGATGTGTTTCTCGGCAGGCAATATGCTCTCGAGCCTGCAGCAAAAAGCCGGGCTCAAACCGTTGACCACCAATGCCTGGGGCATGGCGTATGGCTCGGCGATGCTCGCGACCTACTGCGCGGTGCGCGGGATTCCGTTCGAGATGGATTGGAGTGCGCGTTATGTCGGCGCGTTGTGGTACTTGGTGATTCCGGGGTCGGTGATTGGGTTTACCGCCTACCTCACGCTGGTCGGCCGCATGGGGCCGGAGCGCGCTGCGTACTGCACAGTGTTGTTCCCGGTGGTGGCGCTGAACGTGTCGGCGTTCGCCGAGGGTTATCAGTGGACGGCCCCGGCGCTGATGGGGTTGGTGCTGGTGATGTTGGGGAATGTGCTGGTGTTTCGTAAGCCCAAGCCTGTGAGTCCTGTCTACAAAGCGAAGGCAATCTAA
- a CDS encoding helix-turn-helix domain-containing protein — translation MPDLESLQVFQALNRSPNARLEACAELGDGLSAALWSNHHDSQDYQAPSHHTLSCYIGGGTGTFRRDQPGTKGGPDKLCILPAEHQSAWVINGEIRLAHVYFSPEQFALGCVTLLDREPRELQLRESTFLEDASQARRFHRLIALNWHEPAERLLTSSLAHEMLSHTLLSQVGARDGLRLKGGLAAHQRRLLVDYIDHHLEDPISLGQLAGLCALSEYHFARMFRQSFGLPPHQYLLARRLVRAQTLLRSGALPLGDIAWMCGFSSASHFTHRFRQAMGATPGEYRQAFCTA, via the coding sequence ATGCCTGATCTGGAATCCCTGCAAGTCTTTCAAGCCCTCAACCGCTCGCCCAACGCTCGCCTGGAAGCCTGCGCCGAGCTCGGTGACGGCTTGTCTGCGGCCTTGTGGAGCAACCATCACGACTCGCAGGACTACCAGGCGCCCAGCCATCACACCTTGTCCTGCTACATCGGCGGCGGCACCGGGACCTTTCGTCGCGACCAGCCGGGCACCAAGGGCGGCCCCGACAAGCTGTGTATTCTGCCGGCCGAACACCAGTCGGCCTGGGTGATCAACGGCGAAATTCGCCTGGCCCACGTGTATTTCAGCCCGGAACAGTTCGCCCTCGGCTGCGTCACCCTGCTCGACCGCGAACCGCGTGAACTGCAACTGCGCGAAAGCACTTTTCTCGAAGACGCAAGCCAGGCGCGGCGCTTTCACCGATTGATCGCCCTCAACTGGCACGAGCCCGCCGAGCGCCTGCTGACCAGCAGCCTGGCGCATGAAATGCTCAGCCACACCTTGCTCAGCCAGGTCGGTGCGCGTGATGGCCTGCGCCTCAAAGGCGGGTTGGCCGCGCATCAGCGGCGGCTGTTGGTGGACTACATCGATCACCACCTGGAGGACCCGATCAGCCTGGGGCAACTGGCCGGACTCTGCGCGCTGTCGGAATACCATTTCGCGCGGATGTTTCGCCAAAGCTTCGGCTTGCCGCCCCATCAATACCTGTTGGCACGACGGCTGGTTCGGGCACAGACCCTGTTGCGCAGTGGCGCCCTGCCCCTCGGTGACATTGCCTGGATGTGCGGTTTCTCCAGCGCCAGCCACTTCACCCATCGTTTTCGCCAAGCCATGGGCGCAACGCCCGGTGAATACCGCCAAGCGTTCTGCACCGCCTGA
- a CDS encoding LuxR C-terminal-related transcriptional regulator, with translation MTAMTRCLDRPGFMPRLSAHHLLRPRLAEPLLAAPVRVKLLCAPGGSGKSALLAECALQAPKGCQVYWLPLNGAVLSPHEFCQRLAHNLGLPFVDEATLLLDLSRWQHAAWVFLDDFCRLPAPGLDALLDRLLNVASPALTWWLGARRRPLCNWPRLLLDDALLECSELAFSPAQVQQLLGPGQTVDSVMQFSAGWCAGVRIALLGDGHPDKTLLDYLQHELFSTLPAELADAWRVLAHLPRFNPSLCEHLFGAGDGAQYLRDLQALGAFIQPWEDTADWLHVFPPLARLLCNEPWPAKRSWHRRACQWFTAERDWQAAFEQALLAEEYEVAVSLLQHFSFEDLFRQQNALLLLRLHEEHGDDVMLGSAQLVGLVTAALLFAGRFDQAGVCIDQLARFAPQPSAAQQRHLLARWQAQWGWLLHLGGDAERSREHFLEALQALPDNAWTSRVMCLSGLTQQALLRGELDVGQTLNREALCLARAHGSLVLEALLELDHAQLLEQRGAPYRAQSLLENVQAMLMQQRLKAGPLVGRIALRRGHLALRQGQDALASECFDAGLTMCLHSQDKRVLYGFLGLALLAANHGDYAQAFIQLRDAERLMQQRQVPESVYRAVLLLVSGHFWLQQGRADLTVEAVRRVLRHFRGPQARQAPPATLELIPRLEYLLVLAEVRLGCADQPMVRLNALLHTAQQRGMLCLETELHLVLGEVAWRVGDAALARHALQTGLELAARCQVQQAIRELRLRAPGLLSELGLETQASPGGVAENPLSQRELEVLHLIALGNSNLEIADRLFISLHTVKTHARRIHSKLGVERRTQAVAKAKTLGLMRG, from the coding sequence ATGACCGCCATGACACGCTGCCTGGACCGTCCTGGATTCATGCCACGGCTGTCCGCTCACCATCTGTTGCGCCCGCGCCTGGCCGAGCCTTTGCTCGCCGCGCCCGTCAGGGTCAAGTTGCTTTGCGCGCCGGGCGGCAGTGGCAAGAGTGCGTTGCTCGCAGAGTGTGCGTTGCAGGCGCCGAAAGGTTGCCAGGTCTATTGGCTGCCGCTCAATGGCGCGGTCCTCAGCCCCCACGAATTTTGTCAGCGCCTGGCGCACAACCTGGGGCTGCCCTTTGTCGATGAAGCCACTTTGTTGCTCGACCTCAGCCGCTGGCAGCACGCGGCGTGGGTATTTCTCGATGACTTCTGCCGTCTGCCCGCGCCTGGGCTGGACGCGTTGCTCGATCGTTTACTCAACGTCGCCAGCCCGGCGCTGACCTGGTGGCTGGGCGCGCGACGGCGGCCGCTGTGCAACTGGCCACGGCTGTTGCTCGACGACGCGTTGCTGGAGTGCAGTGAGTTGGCATTCAGCCCCGCGCAGGTCCAGCAATTGCTGGGCCCCGGGCAGACTGTCGACAGCGTGATGCAGTTCAGTGCCGGTTGGTGTGCGGGCGTGCGTATCGCCTTGCTGGGCGATGGGCACCCGGACAAGACCTTGCTCGACTACCTGCAACATGAGCTCTTCAGTACCTTGCCGGCCGAACTGGCCGATGCCTGGCGTGTGCTGGCGCATCTGCCGCGTTTCAACCCGAGCTTGTGTGAGCACCTGTTCGGTGCTGGCGACGGCGCTCAGTACCTGCGGGATTTGCAGGCACTCGGTGCATTTATCCAGCCATGGGAAGACACCGCCGATTGGCTGCACGTGTTCCCGCCGCTGGCGCGATTGCTCTGCAATGAGCCCTGGCCGGCCAAGCGCTCGTGGCATCGGCGTGCCTGCCAGTGGTTTACCGCCGAGCGCGACTGGCAAGCCGCGTTTGAACAGGCGTTGCTGGCCGAAGAGTACGAAGTGGCGGTGAGTTTGTTACAGCACTTCAGTTTTGAAGACCTGTTCCGCCAGCAGAATGCGCTGCTGCTGTTGCGCCTGCATGAAGAGCATGGCGATGACGTGATGCTCGGTTCTGCGCAACTGGTGGGGCTGGTCACGGCGGCGCTGCTGTTTGCCGGGCGTTTTGACCAGGCGGGCGTGTGCATCGACCAGCTTGCCCGCTTTGCCCCGCAACCCAGTGCAGCGCAACAGCGGCATTTGTTGGCCCGCTGGCAGGCGCAATGGGGTTGGCTGTTGCATCTGGGCGGCGATGCCGAGCGGTCCCGCGAGCATTTTCTGGAAGCCTTGCAAGCCTTGCCCGATAACGCCTGGACGTCGCGCGTGATGTGCCTCTCGGGCCTGACCCAACAAGCCTTGCTGCGCGGTGAATTGGACGTGGGCCAAACGCTGAACCGCGAAGCCCTGTGCCTGGCGCGGGCCCACGGCTCGTTGGTACTGGAGGCGTTGCTGGAACTGGACCACGCGCAATTATTGGAACAACGCGGCGCCCCGTATCGCGCGCAAAGCCTGCTGGAAAATGTGCAGGCGATGCTCATGCAGCAGCGGCTCAAGGCCGGGCCATTGGTCGGGCGCATCGCCCTGCGGCGCGGGCATTTGGCGCTGCGCCAGGGGCAGGACGCACTCGCCAGCGAGTGTTTCGACGCCGGGTTGACGATGTGCCTGCACAGCCAGGACAAACGCGTGCTGTACGGGTTTCTCGGCCTGGCACTGCTGGCAGCCAACCATGGCGATTACGCCCAGGCCTTTATCCAACTGCGCGACGCCGAGCGCTTGATGCAGCAACGCCAAGTGCCGGAATCGGTGTATCGCGCAGTGCTGCTGTTGGTCAGTGGGCACTTCTGGTTACAGCAGGGCCGCGCCGACTTGACCGTGGAGGCGGTGCGCCGGGTGTTGCGCCACTTCCGTGGGCCGCAGGCTCGACAGGCACCGCCGGCCACGCTGGAATTGATTCCACGTCTGGAGTATTTGCTGGTGCTGGCCGAGGTGCGGCTGGGCTGCGCCGACCAACCCATGGTGCGGCTCAATGCCTTGCTGCACACCGCCCAGCAACGCGGCATGCTGTGCCTGGAAACCGAATTGCACCTCGTGCTGGGCGAAGTGGCCTGGCGCGTGGGCGATGCGGCGCTGGCCCGCCACGCCCTGCAAACCGGTTTGGAACTGGCCGCGCGTTGTCAGGTGCAACAGGCCATTCGCGAACTGCGCTTGCGCGCTCCTGGGTTATTGAGTGAGCTGGGGTTGGAGACGCAAGCGTCGCCCGGCGGCGTGGCGGAGAACCCCTTGAGTCAACGCGAACTGGAAGTGCTGCATTTGATCGCCCTTGGCAACTCCAACCTGGAAATCGCCGATCGGCTGTTTATTTCGCTGCACACCGTCAAGACCCACGCGCGGCGTATTCACAGCAAACTCGGCGTGGAGCGGCGCACCCAGGCGGTGGCCAAAGCCAAGACGTTGGGCTTGATGAGGGGGTGA